The following proteins are encoded in a genomic region of Streptococcus gwangjuense:
- a CDS encoding ABC transporter permease/substrate-binding protein yields the protein MTNLIATFQDRFSDWLTALSQHLQLSLLTLLLAIFIAIPLAVYLRYHEKLADWVLQIAGIFQTIPSLALLGLFIPLMGIGTLPALTALVIYAIFPILQNTITGLKGIDPSLQEAGIAFGMTRWERLKKFEIPLAMPVIMSGIRTAAVLIIGTATLAALIGAGGLGSFILLGIDRNNASLILIGALSSAVLAIAFNLLLKVMEKAKLRTIFSGFALVTILLGLSYSPALLAQKEKENLVIAGKLGPEPEILANMYKLLIEENTSMTATIKPNFGKTSFLYEALKKGDIDIYPEFTGTVTESLLQPSPKVSHEPEQVYDVARDGIAKQDHLAYLKPMSYQNTYAVAVPKKIAQEYGLKTISDLKKVEGQLKAGFTLEFNDREDGNKGLQSMYGLNLNVATMEPALRYQAIQSGDIQITDAYSTDAELARYDLQVLEDDKQLFPPYQGAPLMKEALLKKHPELEKVLNKLAGKITESQMSQLNYQVGVEGKSAEQVAKEFLQEQGLLKK from the coding sequence ATGACTAATTTAATTGCAACTTTTCAGGATCGTTTTAGTGATTGGTTGACAGCTCTATCTCAACATTTGCAGTTGTCACTTTTGACCTTGTTGTTGGCTATTTTTATCGCGATTCCCTTGGCTGTTTATCTCCGCTATCATGAGAAGTTGGCCGACTGGGTCTTGCAGATTGCAGGGATTTTCCAGACTATCCCGTCTCTGGCCTTGTTGGGGCTCTTTATCCCCTTGATGGGAATTGGAACCTTGCCGGCTTTAACAGCGCTAGTGATTTATGCGATTTTCCCGATCTTACAAAATACCATCACTGGGTTGAAGGGAATTGATCCAAGTCTGCAAGAGGCTGGGATTGCCTTTGGGATGACTAGGTGGGAGCGCCTCAAGAAGTTTGAAATTCCACTTGCCATGCCTGTCATTATGTCTGGGATTCGCACGGCGGCCGTTTTGATTATCGGTACGGCCACCTTGGCGGCCTTGATTGGTGCAGGGGGACTAGGTTCCTTTATCCTTTTGGGAATTGACCGTAATAATGCCAGTCTGATTTTGATTGGGGCCCTTTCTTCTGCAGTGCTGGCTATTGCCTTTAACTTACTATTAAAAGTGATGGAAAAAGCAAAATTGCGGACGATTTTCTCTGGTTTTGCCTTGGTGACAATATTGCTCGGTCTGTCTTATAGTCCAGCCCTCTTGGCTCAAAAAGAGAAAGAAAATTTGGTGATTGCTGGGAAATTGGGTCCAGAACCAGAAATTTTGGCCAATATGTATAAGTTGCTGATTGAGGAAAATACCAGTATGACTGCGACTATTAAACCGAATTTTGGGAAAACAAGCTTTCTCTATGAAGCTCTGAAAAAAGGCGATATTGACATCTATCCTGAATTTACGGGTACGGTAACTGAAAGTTTGCTTCAACCATCACCAAAAGTGAGTCATGAGCCAGAGCAGGTTTATGATGTAGCGCGTGATGGTATTGCCAAACAGGATCATCTAGCCTATCTCAAACCTATGTCTTATCAAAATACCTACGCTGTAGCTGTTCCGAAAAAGATTGCTCAAGAATATGGTTTGAAGACTATTTCGGACTTGAAAAAAGTGGAAGGACAGTTGAAGGCAGGCTTTACTCTCGAGTTTAATGATCGTGAAGATGGCAATAAGGGCTTGCAATCAATGTATGGTCTCAATCTCAATGTAGCGACCATGGAACCAGCCCTTCGCTATCAGGCGATTCAGTCAGGTGATATTCAAATCACGGATGCCTATTCGACTGATGCGGAGTTGGCGCGTTATGATTTGCAGGTCTTGGAAGATGACAAGCAACTTTTCCCACCTTATCAAGGGGCACCACTCATGAAAGAAGCTCTTCTCAAGAAACATCCTGAGTTGGAAAAAGTTCTCAATAAATTGGCTGGTAAAATTACTGAAAGCCAGATGAGCCAGCTCAACTACCAAGTTGGTGTTGAAGGTAAGTCAGCAGAACAAGTAGCCAAGGAGTTTCTACAAGAACAAGGTTTGTTGAAGAAATAG
- a CDS encoding ABC transporter ATP-binding protein — protein MIEYKNVALRYTEKDILRDVNLRIENGEFMVLVGPSGSGKTTMIKMVNRLLEPTDGNIYMDGKRIKDYDERELRLSTGYVLQAIALFPNLTVEENIALIPEMKGWTKEEIAKKTEELLAKVGLPVAEYGHRLPSELSGGEQQRVGIVRAMIGQPKILLMDEPFSALDAISRKQLQVLTKELHKEFGMTTIFVTHDTDEALKLADRIAVLQDGEIRQVANPETILKAPATDFVADLFGGSVHD, from the coding sequence ATGATTGAATACAAAAATGTAGCTTTACGCTACACAGAAAAAGATATCTTGAGAGATGTCAATTTACGAATTGAGAATGGCGAGTTTATGGTTTTAGTTGGTCCATCTGGATCAGGTAAGACGACCATGATTAAGATGGTCAACCGCCTCTTGGAACCGACTGATGGAAATATTTATATGGATGGCAAGCGTATCAAAGACTATGATGAGCGTGAACTTCGTCTTTCTACTGGTTATGTTTTACAGGCTATTGCTCTCTTTCCCAATCTAACGGTTGAGGAAAATATTGCCCTGATTCCTGAGATGAAGGGATGGACTAAGGAAGAAATTGCTAAGAAAACTGAGGAGCTTTTGGCTAAGGTTGGCTTACCAGTGGCTGAGTATGGGCATCGTTTGCCTAGTGAATTATCTGGTGGGGAGCAACAGCGGGTTGGTATTGTCCGTGCTATGATTGGTCAGCCTAAGATTCTTCTCATGGATGAACCTTTTTCGGCCTTGGATGCAATTTCGAGAAAACAGTTGCAGGTTTTGACGAAAGAATTGCATAAAGAGTTTGGGATGACAACGATTTTTGTTACCCATGATACGGATGAAGCTCTGAAATTGGCGGACCGTATTGCTGTTTTGCAGGATGGAGAGATTCGTCAGGTGGCGAATCCCGAGACGATTTTAAAAGCTCCTGCAACAGACTTTGTAGCAGACTTGTTTGGAGGTAGTGTTCATGACTAA
- a CDS encoding MarR family winged helix-turn-helix transcriptional regulator, giving the protein MKDSHLLAHHIRLLNGRIFQRLLSQDPEALYRSEQGKILAVLWNSETGCATATDIALATGLANNTLTTMIKKLEEQNLVTISPCGEDKRKKYLVLTELGQSQKEVGHRVSQKLDTIFYKGFSEEEIRQFEAFQERILANLKEEENEV; this is encoded by the coding sequence ATGAAAGATAGTCATTTGCTAGCTCATCATATTCGTTTATTGAATGGGCGGATTTTTCAAAGGTTACTGAGCCAAGACCCTGAAGCTCTTTATCGGAGTGAGCAGGGAAAGATTTTAGCGGTTTTATGGAATAGTGAAACTGGCTGTGCAACTGCGACAGATATTGCTTTGGCGACTGGACTTGCTAATAATACGCTGACGACTATGATAAAAAAGCTAGAGGAACAAAATCTTGTAACTATTAGTCCATGTGGAGAAGATAAGCGTAAGAAGTATTTGGTTTTAACAGAGTTGGGGCAGTCTCAGAAAGAAGTGGGGCATCGTGTCAGTCAGAAATTGGATACGATTTTTTACAAAGGATTTTCAGAGGAAGAAATTCGTCAGTTTGAAGCCTTTCAAGAAAGAATTTTGGCTAATCTGAAAGAGGAGGAAAATGAGGTTTAA